From the Euphorbia lathyris chromosome 6, ddEupLath1.1, whole genome shotgun sequence genome, one window contains:
- the LOC136232975 gene encoding auxin efflux carrier component 8 has translation MISLEDVYHVVSATVPLYFSMMLAYISMKWWRLFTADQCAGINMFVAKFSIPLLSFQVISNNNPYKMNLKLIFADFLQKLLAVLLLMALTKISSRGRLNWVITGLSLSTLPNTLILGIPLVKAMYGVEAEALLSQIVVLQSLIWYNLLLFLFELNATYAAPVAPSSDATDEQDAPQETQSKQAEEEIHSTARRRRVKTVLVLMTVGKKLLRNPNFHATLIGLIWASIRFRWNIKLPDIVDKSILILSTGGLGMAMFSLGLFMASRPSIIACGIKMAVISMAIKFIAGPALMTIASFAITMRGTVLKVGIVQAALPQGIVPFVFAKEYNIHPDILSTGVIFGMLIALPIALAYYSILAL, from the exons ATGATATCCTTAGAAGATGTGTATCATGTGGTGAGTGCAACAGTTCCATTATATTTTTCAATGATGTTAGCTTACATCTCAATGAAATGGTGGAGGCTATTTACAGCAGATCAGTGTGCAGGAATTAACATGTTTGTGGCTAAATTTTCAATCCCACTTCTGTCTTTCCAAGTTATATCTAATAACAATCCTTACAAGATGAATCTCAAGCTTATATTTGCTGATTTTCTTCAAAAGTTGCTTGCTGTTTTACTGCTTATGGCACTCACTAAAATCAGCTCTAGAGGGAGGTTGAATTGGGTGATTACAGGGCTTTCTTTATCAACATTGCCTAACACTCTCATTCTGGGGATTCCACTTGTGAAAGCTATGTATGGGGTTGAAGCTGAGGCTCTACTTTCTCAGATTGTTGTTTTACAAAGCTTGATTTGGTATAACTTGTTGCTCTTCTTGTTTGAGTTAAATGCTACTTATGCTGCTCCTGTTGCCCCTTCTTCAGATGCCACAG ATGAGCAGGATGCACCTCAAGAGACACAATCAAAGCAAGCAGAAGAGGAAATACATAGTAccgcaagaagaagaagagtgaAAACAGTGCTGGTTCTGATGACAGTGGGGAAGAAACTACTAAGAAATCCCAATTTTCATGCTACTTTGATTGGTCTTATCTGGGCTAGTATACGCTTCAG GTGGAATATAAAACTGCCAGACATTGTGGATAAATCTATATTGATACTATCAACAGGAGGGCTTGGTATGGCAATGTTCAGCTTAG GTCTATTCATGGCATCAAGGCCCAGCATAATAGCATGTGGGATCAAAATGGCAGTGATATCTATGGCTATCAAATTCATTGCAGGGCCTGCCTTAATGACTATTGCTTCCTTTGCCATTACAATGAGGGGCACTGTCTTGAAAGTGGGAATTGTGCAG GCAGCTCTACCTCAAGGAATTGTCCCATTTGTGTTTGCTAAAGAATATAATATTCATCCAGACATTTTGAGCACAGG GGTAATTTTTGGGATGCTAATTGCACTGCCAATAGCATTGGCATACTACTCCATTTTAGCTTTGTGA